The following DNA comes from Huiozyma naganishii CBS 8797 chromosome 8, complete genome.
CCAGTAAAAAGATACGGTGGTCGCCACCTTCGACTCCATCGAGTTATACAAGAAATCTGCTGTCAACAAGTAATAGCCCGGATATCAATGGTGCCAAGCATGAAACTACACCTAATTCAATTAAAAGTAGTGAACATGTAAAATATCCGTCGAGGACAACTTCTCTACCAAGACCAGTATCTTATCTATATCTGAAGGGAAAAAATACATCTTCCACACCTGATGAAAAAAGTGATACAAATTTGACTCCCTTAGTAACTGCGAAGTCGACGTCAAGCAAGTTTTCTCCACTCTTCTCATCTGAAGACTTGAGTACACCGACGCATCAGCGGCCACGCTATGAATGGTCTAACAAAACTAAGAAATCTTTTATCAACGAATGTTGTGCACTATGCGATGAGCCAATTTCAAGTAAAAGCAATGGCGAGAGAATAATTGAGCTCGAATGCAGACATATATGTCACCAAGAGTGTCTTGCAGTATCACTGAACGATATGAACAACGAAAAAGCGAGTGGAATGCAGACCCTTTTCCCGAATTGTCTCAAGTGTTTCCACGAAAAGAATATAACCAGACAATGCATCCCCAAGAACGATGACTTTAAAGATGAGATTATCTCCTCACTCTTAATTAATAGAGGGGGAATGGGGGGTAGTTCACCGTCCACTCCAAATTTCAGCAACTCGCTAGAGTCTCCTCTAACAGCTAGATTCCCACCTATATTAACCCCAGTGCATCCACTCAACAGCAATATGTCATTACAGAATACACCAGTTATGCTTAACGAAACTGAGCCCTTGAGCTTCTTACTCTCGCGACCTCCAGCTGGAAGAAAACCGTTTGCAGAATCGAGAATGAGCTCCCGTGATACACTTCGCGGCCTTTCTATCGCGAAAAGAGTTTCAAACAACCATTTCGTGGAGCTTAAAAGGAAGTCCGTTGTCTTACCATTATCTTACTCCAATGATCTAAGGTCAATTGCTACACAAGACTCAGATATAGTGTCCACGGATGTCAGGTCTAATGAATCTGGACATATAACTCTGCTACCAATCTTGAGATCTTATTTCACTGAACTTTTGCTTGAtaatttcaaagaacagTTAGTCGATTGGAAATTAGACGATGAATTTGGACCGCTAAGAGTTGTAGACAACCTGATGTTCTCCTTTGGAAATGAAAGTTACGAAAAATGCTGGTGTTATTTATTTCAGAATGCACTGGTAGTCGCCACAattgatgaaaatgaaaactCTAAAGAAGGCCAAAACTTTGAGAAGAATGAAAGCCTCGGCTTCGATACAAAATTTACTACCATGCATAAATTCAAACTATCAAGCGAAAGCATAAATGTTGGTACAATCAGCTCTTCTGTATTGAAATGTGAGCTTTTAGAAGCAGAAACGAAAATACCCCAAGCCATTCATCTCACAGAAGCCCtaaacagcaacaataGCACGATCATTCAAAAATGGATTTCTGCTTTGCTTGACCAAGATATATTGTTTAATGAGCAGAATATAACATCAACACTGCCATTACCACCCATTTTAAAAAACATCAACTCAAATGACAATGGTACCGACACATTTACCGGTTTTGTAAATCCTAATAGGGCTATTGAGTTATGTGGATACAAGGGGAGCACTGGCAGCGTTATACTGAGGAGGGGTTTTAATATCCCGAAATCCGCTAGTGGTCAGTCCACAATTGGAACAATCCAAACGATGATGACCACCGCGAGCTCGATTCTTTCCTTAAAACGCGAGAGAGCTGATGAATTAATTTTGGTCATTCAATTGGATTTTgacaagttgaaggaaaaaagtgGGGGAATTGGCGGAGTTAGTGATTATACAACCATTTTCAATACATTTAAAGCATTGTCTCTGAAATATGCCCGATTACCGTTTTGTGTGCTAAACTCTGCTGGATATATCCTCAAGATTGGGCAAGTTAAGCAAGaattttcaaatttgaagtGTGTGGAAGAATGGATAGATTTGAAGCCTACATCGAAGTTTGACCCAAAAGAACTAAAAAACATCCTACATCCTGAAGGTATCCAAAAGCATATTCAATTAGTTATCGTATCGAATAGCAGTATGGAGGAAGGGATGTCTTCTCTATTGATGGACTACAGATCGTTCTCGGCGCCGAAAAGGAGACATGCAGATGAGATTAAAATTAAGGTTGGGTACTTAAATGTTGACTACAGCGATAAGATAGATGAATTGTTGGAGATTAATTCTTGGGAGTTTATGTTAGAAGCACTGTGTTACAATTTCAGCTTAAActttgacgaggatgacgatggCGTTGATACACTTGCAGATGATGCAAAGAGTGAAGAAATACTTGACTTTCGGATAAGCTCACAGCATTTTGAAAACCCCAATCCTTCAGCTTCTGAGCTTCCACTGACTGAAAATTTAACAGAGGAGTTTGAACTTTCAGTAGGACCATCCAGAAATGATGAATACTTGACTACTTTGCCACTTGACATCGGTCTTGAAAACAAGCAACTGGAAGTTGATAAGTTACTGCCTATCAACGATAGTATACAATCTGCGaccaaaaaattaaatagACTAAGCGTGGTTCCTCAAACCAACCATGCATATAACTACTTATAGGTACTTATACATGGCTTTCAATATTTTATAGTTTGTTATACCTACAACAGAATCAGTCGGTCTTCTTTAGACGCTCCAGTTCGTTGTAAATTGAAAGAACCCACAAATCTCTTTCTTGCCTAGACCTTGCCATGAATACCATGGTCCGTCCGTTTACACCGAGTTTATCCACCCATTTAACGCTTTTTGACTTTGATTTTGAATCTGCATCGTCTCTCATTGAACTGTCAAGCATCTGATCAGTATCGCCGCATTCATAGACTTCATTAGTTTTACCAATCTTCGAAGACTTAATCAGCTCCTTTTTATCACCAAACCATAACGTGAAGCAGCGTGAAGGTTCGTCCTCATTTGACTTCCATCCATCTGGGTATACTCTGGGCAAAGTGTGGTTTCCTGGGTTCAAATAATCGAAAGTGTGATCTCTTTCCAACAAATCAAGGTCTGTTGTACTTCCCGAATACAAATAGCATTTATCAATTGGTATTGTCATGTAGTGACTATAGTCCAAGACGGATTCAGCAAATCCAGTTGTAGATCTGTGGTAACAATGgaacaacatcaagaacCCTGGAATTAGTAGAACGTAATACTTGGAAAATACAGAATGCTTTTTCGGTTTTTGATAAAGTAAACCTTTTTGCAGTAATGGTTTCAACAACGAGATACTGTTAACattgaactgctcaacATTTGCCTTGCCTCGGTCGCATATCCACTTCGCCGTTCCCTCATTGATGTTCGCTTCCTCCATGTCATTTATGCGCAATTTTTCTAAGTTGAAGCGTTTTACCCCCCACATTTCCTGCACATCATGTTTCTGCCGTTCTTTCCAAAACGAGACCATCCgcttcaaagaagagaccCACTCCTTGGCAACAATAGGAGAAGGTGCCGCCAATTTCAGAGTCAGCTCATCATCTGTAGTTATCAAAATCACAGATTGTGGGAAATCAGAAAGAACCATCCCCTTCTTTTGCCAAAATGCAAGGTTTGTAGCATGTAAAAAAGTGTTTCTCATTTCATGGTCCCAAAAGTCTTCATCACACCCTTGTTTTATTTCCTTTATCCTGGTCATTTCCAAAATCGCATTGGTTTTTAAAATTTGCGCAATTCGCCTATTGAAACATTTAAATGCGTAATGGTCTCTACTGTTGAAGTCTGCTAATGAAATATCTTTATTCAACCAAGAAATATGGCTCTCCATTGTAATTGGATAGGGAtcctgttcaaagtgtaccGCCATATTTTCCATCTCGTCGGTTGCCGCATCTATATCGGAAGGAAGCCCGTATTCATCAACCTCTATATTTAGTGGCAAAGGTGGAACCGCTTCAAGCGAATTCAAATGGAAAAGTAAATTATCGCATGTAAAAAAGTACGAAGGCTTCACAAAGTTTCTACCGAACATCAACTTGTCTGCCCCGAACTTATTGCAGCATTTTAGTAAATAGCCTTCTATTGGGGTTGGTTCCAGCATTGTTTTTCCTGAATCATCTCGTATTTGTCTAGGATAGTGAACCAAAGATCTGAATTCTAGGAGGTGGGTTTTTTCCAAGGTATAAGATCCCTTCAAAAATGCTGATTCCTGCCCTGAACACCATTCGATTCTATCATACCTTCTCATGTCACATCCTAAAACAGTGTTAGTACGCTGCCAACTGTCTATTTGATCTTGGTAGCCActtcttttcaattcttgAAAAACCACTACTGTCAGATATCTTAAGAGCGGACACTGGAATATCCTGTAGCCGCGGGTTAAAAACGCCACTTTCAAGCtatcttcttccttcttctctaaCTCAGTCAAAAAGTTCATAACAGGTTCATGAATGGTCGCCCTTACTACCAAACCCACCTCTGGAATTTTTATTGACAAACATTTAGGGATTGCtcttctgttcaattgtttttgaagaaacacaaaCCATTCATAAGACTTCGCCAAAGTCGAACAACGTAAgatatatatttttaaaGGCGAAATTTCACTGTGAACCGTAGGAAACTCTTCCTCTGGTATTTCTTGTAATAGATGATCTGGTACCTGAATTGATATCGTCTTATCAAGGGTACTGTAAAATCTCACGAGACAATTTCTATCGAGAAGAAAAGCTAAAGCGGTACCGTGAAACATATCTTCTTTGGAGGCCCCAGCCAAAGATTTTTTGAGcagtttccttttcctATAAAACTGCAACAACACTGACGGGGGAGAGTAGTCGGTTTCCCGAGCTACTACTATATATTCCTTCCACCGTTCTTCTATTCTCGTATCAATACATTCAGTTTCATTGAATTCTGGAATGGGCTCTTTATGTTTGACAGCAACTTTTACCATCACGAGCATCTTGTCCATCTTTAAGATATTTTTGCATTTTGGAGCATTTTCATCCTTTCCTCCAAGCTTGTCGTCTATCCATGGTAATCCTGTTATTGACCTACGCTTGACTGTATTTTTCGTGTTTGAAACCTCAGGTGAATGACTATTGAAGGGCGTTATTTTGGTATTGTTTAatatcaaaatattcttgCCCATGCCCTTGTCTTTTTTACAGCTTCTGATCATTTCATGAGCCACAGTATTATCAGGTTCTGGTAACAGACGTGTCAACTTTTGAATGTTCAGCTCAACCGTATTGTTTGTATTACTTGAACTGTTTTGAGAGGCAGTGGGGACGAGACGGAcctcatcatcatttgttttgattttctcaactttttttcttgaagtcgTTTGGATAAGAGTCTCTATCTGAGTGATTACCAGCTCTCTTTCATGCATATTTCTTTCATGGCAGGACA
Coding sequences within:
- the STE5 gene encoding Ste5p (similar to Saccharomyces cerevisiae STE5 (YDR103W); ancestral locus Anc_8.247) yields the protein MIPHTPDEANSFHLNSSRENSSISLLHTPEPQSRNSSLGSQLNIESQQRSSPSSVAKKWTEKLVKFQKNSSKKIRWSPPSTPSSYTRNLLSTSNSPDINGAKHETTPNSIKSSEHVKYPSRTTSLPRPVSYLYLKGKNTSSTPDEKSDTNLTPLVTAKSTSSKFSPLFSSEDLSTPTHQRPRYEWSNKTKKSFINECCALCDEPISSKSNGERIIELECRHICHQECLAVSLNDMNNEKASGMQTLFPNCLKCFHEKNITRQCIPKNDDFKDEIISSLLINRGGMGGSSPSTPNFSNSLESPLTARFPPILTPVHPLNSNMSLQNTPVMLNETEPLSFLLSRPPAGRKPFAESRMSSRDTLRGLSIAKRVSNNHFVELKRKSVVLPLSYSNDLRSIATQDSDIVSTDVRSNESGHITLLPILRSYFTELLLDNFKEQLVDWKLDDEFGPLRVVDNLMFSFGNESYEKCWCYLFQNALVVATIDENENSKEGQNFEKNESLGFDTKFTTMHKFKLSSESINVGTISSSVLKCELLEAETKIPQAIHLTEALNSNNSTIIQKWISALLDQDILFNEQNITSTLPLPPILKNINSNDNGTDTFTGFVNPNRAIELCGYKGSTGSVILRRGFNIPKSASGQSTIGTIQTMMTTASSILSLKRERADELILVIQLDFDKLKEKSGGIGGVSDYTTIFNTFKALSLKYARLPFCVLNSAGYILKIGQVKQEFSNLKCVEEWIDLKPTSKFDPKELKNILHPEGIQKHIQLVIVSNSSMEEGMSSLLMDYRSFSAPKRRHADEIKIKVGYLNVDYSDKIDELLEINSWEFMLEALCYNFSLNFDEDDDGVDTLADDAKSEEILDFRISSQHFENPNPSASELPLTENLTEEFELSVGPSRNDEYLTTLPLDIGLENKQLEVDKLLPINDSIQSATKKLNRLSVVPQTNHAYNYL
- the SPO71 gene encoding Spo71p (similar to Saccharomyces cerevisiae SPO71 (YDR104C); ancestral locus Anc_8.248) yields the protein MPLTTRTLLETVADDQRYIESINPNCPAVKRCLEKEDQNVDIFSIPRYSFTAFRLSYASPLEISLSSKVILLGGVPKQWSQEQKNPIWKVVAKLTSRQLKKRTKLVSLNAYRSIYKRRAKRVKTNTGQVSVSCKGNLDESGNGLTTKIATTSNGSIGKVRPFTAPNPTVSGPHTFLNPDATMGAETCPIKCKDNDTVVSDIRHVPSRRYTSVEVPILRIDDTSSSSVGEIIFDNSCKNDELSNTDTRRDSTPNSIHTLPCKQNPMMTELQAIKCDSNRAAALEPVQTLSCHERNMHERELVITQIETLIQTTSRKKVEKIKTNDDEVRLVPTASQNSSSNTNNTVELNIQKLTRLLPEPDNTVAHEMIRSCKKDKGMGKNILILNNTKITPFNSHSPEVSNTKNTVKRRSITGLPWIDDKLGGKDENAPKCKNILKMDKMLVMVKVAVKHKEPIPEFNETECIDTRIEERWKEYIVVARETDYSPPSVLLQFYRKRKLLKKSLAGASKEDMFHGTALAFLLDRNCLVRFYSTLDKTISIQVPDHLLQEIPEEEFPTVHSEISPLKIYILRCSTLAKSYEWFVFLQKQLNRRAIPKCLSIKIPEVGLVVRATIHEPVMNFLTELEKKEEDSLKVAFLTRGYRIFQCPLLRYLTVVVFQELKRSGYQDQIDSWQRTNTVLGCDMRRYDRIEWCSGQESAFLKGSYTLEKTHLLEFRSLVHYPRQIRDDSGKTMLEPTPIEGYLLKCCNKFGADKLMFGRNFVKPSYFFTCDNLLFHLNSLEAVPPLPLNIEVDEYGLPSDIDAATDEMENMAVHFEQDPYPITMESHISWLNKDISLADFNSRDHYAFKCFNRRIAQILKTNAILEMTRIKEIKQGCDEDFWDHEMRNTFLHATNLAFWQKKGMVLSDFPQSVILITTDDELTLKLAAPSPIVAKEWVSSLKRMVSFWKERQKHDVQEMWGVKRFNLEKLRINDMEEANINEGTAKWICDRGKANVEQFNVNSISLLKPLLQKGLLYQKPKKHSVFSKYYVLLIPGFLMLFHCYHRSTTGFAESVLDYSHYMTIPIDKCYLYSGSTTDLDLLERDHTFDYLNPGNHTLPRVYPDGWKSNEDEPSRCFTLWFGDKKELIKSSKIGKTNEVYECGDTDQMLDSSMRDDADSKSKSKSVKWVDKLGVNGRTMVFMARSRQERDLWVLSIYNELERLKKTD